The genomic segment TTTAATATATTACAATTTGATTATGTAAAGAGGATTAAAGTAAAATCATTCTTTTACATGAGCAGGTAGAACATTGATATTGGGCAAATGCGAGGTCAGAGAATAGATTTATGAGCGCTCCTACGAAGGCAAATGTATATATATGTATGTTGCTCAGGTGAGTTTAAAAGAGCGTATAGAACAAGTTCAGGCGGTTGAGAAGCAAGAGAATGCGAGGTAACCAAGTGTTTATCTCGTTTTTTATTTGTATTGCCAAAACAGATAATACCATCTGAGAATATCCTGTGAGCGTTCCTATGCTTTGATGTTGACTTGCTTTCATTGTTTTCTCCTTATAAGCGAAAAAAGAGCTTATTGTGGAAATAGAGGGGCATAGTTTCCGATATATAGGAAGGGTAACTTTCTATATATAAGTGACCTCATACACCCATGTGAATTGAAGTTGCTAACGAACTGAGCTTTGCGATAGGTTTGTATAAGGTTATCATTGGTTCAAAGGTAGTTACGGTCTGAAAACGTCTCAAATTGTTGGTATGACTGTGTTGTCTTAGTAGCTCAGCTGGATTGAACAACGGCCTTCTAAGGCATCGGTCGGGGGTTCGAATCCCTCCTGGGACATAATTAAGACCTTGAGAAACTCAATCAGTTCAACGGTTTGACGAAGTAAGGTATTTCTAAAGGTATTCTAACTTTTAAAAATTAACCTTAAAAATCGTCAGCCAAAATCAACTTCCCGAATTATATTTGGGAGGTTTTTTTATTGTCTAAAAGAAGTGGCATATTTGATGTTTCAATCAAAACGGATTTGTTGCAAACAGAAAAATCAGCGCCAAAAGGAATGTCTGTGGAGAAAGCATTGTTCACGATATTTCAACAAATGAAATTGAACGGTTATCGTGAACGAACTTTAAATGATTATGAATTAATTTTTAACAAGTTCGCTGAAATTACAGGTGTTCAATATCTCGAAGAAATCACTGTTGATACAATCTATAAATGGCTTGGGAGTATGAAAGTATCACAGTCTACTAAAAGCACTCGTTTAAAGTGTCTGAAAGCCGTTTTAGGCAAGTGTTATCACAATGGCTGGTATGACTCCCAATTTTGGTTTACTGTCCAAATAAAGCTCGATAAGAAAGTGAAAAAGGGAGCCAAACAAAATGACTTGAATATTTTGCTCTCACTATTGGACACATCGACATTTATTGGTTTACGAGATGCTGTAGCTATATTAACGCTTTTTAAAACTGGAGTGCGTATCAAGACATTGGGGCAAATTAAAGAGAGTAATATTGATTTTGAAAATAAAATGTTAAATCTTGAAACTTCCTTTAGATGACCAACTCATTGAATTGTACGAAGTGTTGATTGAGCAAAACGAAAAAATTCGTTCTTATTACAAGGAAGACAATGAATTCTTGATTATCACAAAAAAAGGAACGACCATTAATGGCAAGTCGACCAATAATGCCATTTCAAAACAGCTAAATAAATACTCTAAGCGGTATGATCTCACGAATATTAATGCTCATGCAATACGGAGGGCATATGCAAAAAGTTTATACGACAAAGGAGCCAACATTGCATTAATCAGCAAAGCTTTGGGACATGCGGATTTAGCTATTACCACCCAATACTTGGATATTGATGTTGATGAAGTAGCAGATTCGTTAAGAGACTTTATGTGATATTGGAACAGACGACTGCTAGGCTATCACAGCTTGCGGTCTTTTTACATTTATGAGTATTTGTATGTAAATAAAAAGAAAACACCAGCTCGATTGAACTGGTGCGTTTGGTGATTATTATTCAAGAACAATGTTAAGCCATTCTTCGTCATTTTCATAAATTTTTAATGATAAATGAGCACCATTAAATTCTACATTATATTCAGCCATCATCATTTCATCTAAAACAAATGGCATGAAACGGATTTCAATGTGTTCATTGACTTTTGCTACAAAGCCATGCTCATCTTGTTCATAATCACTTTTTAACAGCTCTCGGAATCCGAAAAACATAATGTTTTCCATACCAGAATGTAAAACACGGTGAACTTCTTCCAACTCACTGAGTATGTCGTTAATATTTTCTTCAACGTAATTCAACATTGAAATATGGCTTACAATATCCTCTGCTGAAAAACGACCGTTTTTATTTTTTAACACATAATCCAATGTTTCTTTATAAGCTTTTTCCCACTGCATTTCCCAACTCGGATATTGCTGTTCCATAAGTTGTGATTGCAAATCTTTCATAAATGCTAATGCCATATTCATAACATTATCATTTACTTTTGACTTGCTAGAATAAAATTCAATAAATACATTCATGTAATATACAGCGGATTTTGGTGTATATACATCATTCAAGAAATTAAGAAGTGCTTGTATTTCTTCTTGAGTTGGCTCATTCGGATTTTTGCAAAACTCTTCAATTAATTTTGTCATTTCCATAGTTGTTGTAGCTGTTGTCATATCAATCATCCACCTTTTTTGTTTTGTTTTTGTTTTCTGGAGCTATTGTAGTGTGGATTTTGAAACGGTAAAGGTGATTTTTAAAGTAAAGTTATTCTGAATAGTTTATCTTACATCGCTACAAGTTCTGAAATCATTCGGAATAGAGAAATGTAGGGGAGTTGTTACTGTCGAAAGCTGACGTAGCAGTGGTCTTTAGTGATGTATTCTCATAATGAAAATGAAATGTAATAATATGCTTAAATATAGATTGTTATCCAATACTTGGTGCATTACAATCAATCAGAGGTGAGTTAAGTGAAATATAAAAAAACTATATTAATAACATCGGGGATTGTTGCACTGAGCTTAAGTGCGTACCTTGTTTTCAATCAGTGGAATAAGGGCAGTGTAACAATCGAGGAGAAACCTAGTGGACCAAAAGCGGGAGTTGTAATACCAGTAATTGAGATTGACGAAAAAAGAACAATACCAGTTGAAGAAGAATTTCCAACTTCAATGGAAGAGTATGGGATACAAGAAGCACTTCATGGTATGTCTCACCAAAAAGTAGCAGCTGAAGATAAATGGGGTTTCCTTCCTATGACTCAAGATCGTGTGCAACGTTTGATTGAGGTTGTCGAAGCAAATAAATATATCAGCGTTCCAGTGTATTTGGACATTCTTAATCGCTGGGCAAACAATGATTTCTCAAGGGCAGATAAAGACCATAATGCCATTTGGGATTTGCAAGAAGGGAATGTTGGAAAGGCTAGTGGGTTGTTATCTATTGAAGAGGAGAGAGCATTTATTAAAAAATATTTCAAAATTGAAAATGAGTAACGTCAGCTAAAACTGGCGTTACTTTTTTATTTAGATGGACGTAAAACTGCGCTCATCTATTATTATGATAAAATATAGAAAAGGAGGGGTTAGTGCAATGAATTGGCAAGCATTAGTTGATATTGTAAGCGATATTTTTAGTAACAGCTTGGTAGCATCTCTGCTAGGGGTAATTGTAGGTGGATTCATTACATACTACGTTCAAAAGCATAGTATAGAAAAACAACAACAATTTGAACGTGAAAAAATAAAAGATGACGAAAATAAAAAGAATCAAGAAATTAAAATAAGAGCTTACAGCAAGATTCTTCATTTGAACAGCACTTATATAGTAAGTGAATGGGACCATCATACAGGTAAAACTGAATTATATGGTGTTAAGTTTATTGAGCATATCCAACCAATTTTGTATGAGATTTATCATTTACTCGATGATGAAATTTCTAAAGAATTTGATTACATAGAAGCATCATATGAAAGAATATATGTAATGGGAGAAGATGATGATGATATATGGGTGCTAGGGGAATCTTATTCGAGAATATTAGCTAAAATTAGAAAAGAGTTTGAGGATATAAGGAATAGCCGTTCATCTACATGATGAGCGGTTTTATTTGTTTGTATAGGATTTATTAAAAACTAAAAGAAAAACACCACAGCAAAAAGCTAACGGTGTCTAGCGATGTAATAAAATTGTGACCAATTTGATTTTCTAATTGATGTTATTTCCTCGTTTTGTTAAGCTCCAGAATCAGGGAAAATAGCTCCTATTAACATTTTTCCGTGACTCAATAAAGTTTGGATAGTGTCTAAATCCTCGTTGGCTTGAGTTGCTTTATTTAATACTCGCCGAAGAATAGACTCTCCTTCTTCTCGAGTTGGTGCCGTCATAATTGTTTGTATTTCTTGGAGTAAAGCAAATGCTTCTTGATTAATTTCATTGCCTTGACGAACCAAAGTTACTAACTCTTGAATGCCTTCAGTGTTGTCGGCAATTCGTAATAAAGCTTCGTGTTGTTCAGATTCTCTTATACGTTTTAAAGAGTTGAGGTCAGATATCAGTTTCATATCTC from the Sporosarcina psychrophila genome contains:
- a CDS encoding DUF6241 domain-containing protein — protein: MKYKKTILITSGIVALSLSAYLVFNQWNKGSVTIEEKPSGPKAGVVIPVIEIDEKRTIPVEEEFPTSMEEYGIQEALHGMSHQKVAAEDKWGFLPMTQDRVQRLIEVVEANKYISVPVYLDILNRWANNDFSRADKDHNAIWDLQEGNVGKASGLLSIEEERAFIKKYFKIENE